From the Terriglobales bacterium genome, one window contains:
- the metG gene encoding methionine--tRNA ligase subunit beta, whose amino-acid sequence KTRTAADEQIAQTAGEVIRSYRELFEDYQFSKALEAAWTVVAAVNKYLVENEPWTLAEKTDEDSRARLATVLYTAAEALRVVTALVHPVMPEATGRIWSQLGLGAVAKARLDKLEWGQLAHGTKLGLVEPVFPRADKSVIERMQQMESQPKAAETEKKEAAPAATSPAPATVPAQPATTAAGDSRISIEDFAKVELRVGEIKVAEKVKGADKLLRLEVDIGTEVRQVVAGIAEAYKPETLVGRKVVIVVNLQPRKLRGLESNGMIVAASVGEKGTPVLCGFLEDVPVGAKLK is encoded by the coding sequence AAGACACGGACGGCGGCGGATGAGCAGATTGCGCAGACCGCGGGCGAGGTGATCCGCAGCTATCGGGAGCTGTTCGAGGACTACCAGTTCTCGAAAGCGCTGGAAGCGGCATGGACGGTGGTGGCTGCGGTGAACAAGTACCTGGTGGAAAACGAGCCCTGGACGCTGGCGGAAAAAACCGATGAAGACAGCCGGGCGCGCCTGGCGACGGTGCTGTACACGGCGGCGGAGGCCCTGCGCGTGGTGACGGCGCTGGTGCATCCGGTGATGCCGGAAGCGACCGGGCGGATATGGTCGCAACTGGGACTGGGCGCGGTGGCCAAGGCGCGGCTGGACAAGCTGGAGTGGGGACAACTGGCTCACGGCACCAAGCTGGGCCTGGTGGAGCCGGTGTTCCCGCGCGCGGACAAATCGGTGATCGAGAGGATGCAGCAGATGGAGAGCCAGCCAAAGGCAGCAGAAACGGAGAAGAAGGAAGCGGCGCCGGCAGCGACGTCACCCGCGCCCGCAACAGTTCCGGCGCAGCCTGCGACGACTGCGGCCGGCGATTCGCGCATCAGCATTGAGGATTTCGCCAAGGTGGAGCTGCGCGTGGGCGAGATCAAGGTGGCCGAAAAGGTAAAAGGCGCAGACAAGCTGCTGCGACTGGAAGTCGATATCGGCACAGAAGTGCGGCAGGTGGTGGCGGGAATCGCCGAGGCCTACAAGCCGGAGACGCTGGTGGGACGCAAGGTGGTGATCGTCGTGAACCTGCAGCCGCGCAAGCTGCGCGGTTTGGAGTCGAACGGGATGATCGTGGCGGCGTCGGTGGGCGAAAAGGGGACGCCGGTGCTGTGCGGGTTCCTGGAAGATGTGCCGGTGGGCGCCAAGCTGAAATAG